Proteins encoded within one genomic window of Triticum aestivum cultivar Chinese Spring chromosome 2D, IWGSC CS RefSeq v2.1, whole genome shotgun sequence:
- the LOC123049990 gene encoding uncharacterized protein — MRCRTHPYESAVGVCAACLRGRLLALAAAQNQAPSLPPPPPPPEPVPLFPRSVSPYVCPRKSDAASGPGPWRHPSSRLFFRTPQVGPGTGFEEGDIGFQIRRRRSSKLSALAALFGGHRQHQHDGSEEKGADGGKERKHGSWLAGIMPRARGRRKEEPPTESPRPPRRRSSRVISNRGLSPVRCSYEGSEEGGSVADSPWRPSPMRKTPCRRLLGGAGAGVSGFAVCISPLVRPSPARNHHRGPPDAPALSGELRPSPLHQPSAGSSLHHCRSWKLADGGRFR, encoded by the coding sequence ATGAGGTGCCGGACGCACCCCTACGAGAGCGCGGTCGGCGTGTGCGCCGCCTGCCTCCGCGGCCGCCTGCTCGCGCTCGCCGCCGCGCAGAACCAGGCGCCctcgctgcccccgccgccgccgccgccggagcccgtcccgctCTTCCCAAGGTCGGTGTCGCCCTACGTCTGCCCGCGGAAGTCCGAcgccgcctcggggccggggccgTGGCGCCACCCGTCCAGCCGCCTCTTCTTCCGGACGCCCCAGGTCGGGCCCGGCACCGGCTTCGAGGAGGGCGACATCGGGTTCCAGATCAGGCGGAGGCGGAGCAGCAAGCTCTCCGCCCTCGCCGCGCTCTTCGGCGGTCACCGCCAGCACCAGCACGACGGATCGGAGGAGAAGGGCGCCGATGGCGGAAAGGAGAGGAAGCACGGATCTTGGCTCGCCGGGATCATGCCGCGCGCGCGCGGGCGCCGGAAGGAGGAGCCGCCCACGGAGTCGCCTCGGCCCCCGCGGCGGCGCTCCTCCCGCGTGATCAGCAACCGGGGGCTCTCGCCGGTGCGGTGCTCCTACGAGGGCAGCGAGGAAGGCGGCTCGGTGGCGGACTCGCCGTGGCGGCCGTCGCCGATGCGGAAGACCCCCTGCCGCCGCCTCCTGGGCGGCGCCGGGGCCGGCGTGTCGGGCTTCGCGGTGTGCATCAGCCCGCTCGTCCGCCCCAGCCCGGCCCGGAACCACCACCGCGGCCCTCCGGACGCCCCCGCCctgtccggcgagctccggccgtcgccGCTCCACCAGCCCTCCGCCGGGTCGTCGCTCCACCACTGCCGCTCCTGGAAGCTGGCCGACGGCGGCCGCTTCCGGTGA